The Acidimicrobiales bacterium genome contains the following window.
GGGATCCGGGTGAACGCCGTCTGCCCCGGGTACATCGAGACCCCGATGCTCCAGGTCGCCCTCGACATCCCCGAGGTCCACGAGGAGTTCCGGCGCTCGTCGGTGCTCGGCAGGGTGGGTCGACCCGAGGAGATCGGCGCACCCGTGGCGTTCCTGCTCTCGGACGCGGCATCGTTCATCACCGGGGCCTCGATCGTCGTCGACGGCGGCGTCACCGCCGTGGACTGAGGCCCCACACCGGCCGACGCGCCGGCCGGTCCGACCCGGGCCCGGGGGGGGGGCGGTGGTTGCGGTGGCCGCTACGGCGCGTCGCGGGTCCCGGTCTCCGAGAGGACGGGGCCGGCGGGCTCGGTGGGGGTGGCGCCGCGGGCCGCCCGTCGGGCCTCGCGCTCCTCGGCCTGGCGGATGAAGTGCGGGATGGTGGCGTTCTCGGCCCGCTCCCGCTCCACCGCCCAGTGCAGGAAGCGCGCCGCGATCTGGATCCAGATGATCATCCCGCCGATCACCTGGGCGATGCCCGAGGCCAGCTCCTGGTCGTCGACGGCGCTGAAGCTGTCCACCACCCGGGGGGCCAGCTCGAAGGTGGCGAAGAGCGGGTACTCGGCCCAGGTCATGAAGAACGACGTGGGTAGCGGGGCGATCGACTGGATGAACAGGTAGATCAGCGCCAGCGGCCCGACCAGTCGGGGTCTCATCGGCGACGGCGGTTGCACCGGGAGCCACAGGATCACCCCGGCCAGGATCCAGAGGGCGTCGATCGCGAACGAGCCGAGCGGGCTGGTGATCGTGCGGTCCGAGACCATCGGGGTGTTGACGAGGAGCAGCAGGCCGCTCGTGGTGAGGACGGCGACCACGGGATGGGTGACGGCGCGGATGACGGCCCGTCGGCGGTCGGTGGCGTCGAGCCACCGGCCGAGCACCGGCGGCGCCCCGTACAACAGGAGCGGGATGGCGATGAGCACGACGATCACCTGGCGGCCCATCTGCACCGACAGCAGGTAGCCGGCGCCGAGCGACGCCATCGGCCAGTCGGTGGCGACCAGGACGAGGAGGATGCCGAGCACCGCGGAGAGCTTGCGCCGCAGCGGGAAGCCGGGGTCCTTGCGGTAGGCCCACGTGTAGAGCGCGACGAGGGTCCCGACGAGGAGCCAGGCGCCCAGGTAGGGGCGCCACTCCCACGTCCAGGCCCGGCCGTCCGCCGAGCACCACCAGCTCACGGGGCGCTCCAGTCGATCGTCGACAGGCGGGGGAGGTCCTCGGCCCAGGCCTGCTCACGGGTGCCGAACGGGTAGGCGATGTGGGCCAGGTTGTCGGCGGTGAACACCAGGATCTGGCTCGGGTGGCCCACCGCGTAGGAGTCGCCGCCCTCGCCCTCGGGGTCGATGACCACCGGCGGGAGGCCCACCTGGGCCATGGCCCGGTCGATCTCCTCGGGGGTCGCGGTCAGCCCGACGAATCGACGGTCGAAGCGGTTGAGGAAGTCCCGCATCCGTTCCGGGGTGTCGCGCGCCGTGTCGACCCCCACGAACACCACGTTGGGGTTGCCGGTCGCCAGGCGGGCGTCCTCGATCGCCGGGGCGATGGCCCCCATGTGGATCGGGCAGATGTCCGGGCAGCTCGTGTAGCCGAAGAGCACCATCGTGAGCTCCCCGTCGGTCTCGGCGCGCAGGTCGAACGGCTGGCCCTCGGTGTCGGTGAAGACCACGTCCGGCTTCGCCACCGGCTCGGTGAGCAGCCGGCCCTGGAAGCCGAGGTTGTCGGCGTCGGACCCGCCGACCTCGTCGGCGGGGGTCACGCAGGAGGCGAGCAGGAGGGCGGCGACCGCGACCACCAGCATCACCGGCCCCCGGTGGCTGGCGGTCACCCGGCCACCTCCGCGGGGTCGACCACGGCGACGTCGACGGTCACGTCGTTGCCGCTCTCGAGGAGCAGGGTGATCGGGTACGTGTCGCCGACGGCGAGGTCGGACGGCACGTCGAGCATCAGGTGGGCGCCGCCCGGTTCGAGCACGAGGTCGGTCCCGGCCGCCACGGGCAGGCCGTCGACGCCGCCCATCACCGCACGTCCGGTGGCGTCGACCTCGGTGCGGTGGAGCATCACCAGCGTGCTCCCGTCCGAGCGGGCCCCGAGGAGGACGTCGTCGACGGTGCCGTCGTTCGCGAGCGTGAGGTAGGCGGCGGCCTGGCCCGGATCGAAGGGGAGGGCCATGCGGGCGTCGGTCACCCGGAGCTCACCGTCGCTGCTCGTCGCCGCCCCCGACCCGGGGTCGCCGTCCTCCCCCGCCCTCCACAGGGTCACCACGAGGACCGCGGCGAGCGCGAGGACGACAGCGGGGGCCACGAACGGGCGGAGCCGGCGTCCTGCGCGGACCGGAGGGGCGGCGGCGGGCGAGCGGGGGGCGACGTCGGCCATACACCGCCATTGAAGCCCGGGTGGGTGGTGGCGCACACATCGCGCCGGCGGGAAATCCTCTCGACCCGGCCGGGTCCGGTCGGTTCAGCCCGGCGGGGGCCAGGGCGCGGTCCGGGGCCACGGCGAGGCGGACTCGATCTGCGCGGCGAGCTGCAGGAGGATGCCCTCGCGGTTGTGGGAGGCGAGGAACTGCGCGCCCATGGGCAGTCCGTCGCCGTCGTGGCCGGCGGGGACGGACATCGCGGGTTGGCCGGTGACGTTGGCCAGCGCGGTCATCTCGCTGAACCGACCGGCCCGGGTGAACATGGCCTCGGTGCTGGTCGTGTCGAGCCAGCCCAGCTCGGGGACCGGCGGGAGCAGGGTGGGGGTCAGCCAGAGGTCGTGGCCGACGAAGAAGGGGGCCACCGACCGGCTCACCTCCTCGATGCGCTGAAGGGCGCGGATGACCTCGACCCCGGAGAAGCCCACGCTGCGCTGGTGCATGAAGCGGCTGAACGGCTCGAGGTCGTCGTCGGCCAACGGGCGCCCCAGTTCCGCCAACCGGTCCTCGACCTGCGCGGCCGAAGCGGCTCCCATCACCACCGACACGCACTCGATGACCGCGCTCGGGTCGTAGGTGGGCAGGCCCTCGGTGACCTCGTGGCCCAGCTCCTCGCACAGGGCCGCCATCCGTTCGATGGCCTCGACGGCCGCGGGGTGCGCCTCGGTGCCGGCCACCGACCGGGTGGACACCGCGATCCGCAACGGCTGGAGCGGCTCGGACAGCACGGCCATGAACGTCCCTGCCCGCGGTCGGGGTGGCGTCGCCCCCGGGTCACCGGCGGTGCCTCCGGCGACGGCGTCGAGGAGCGCTGCGCTGTCGCGCACCGTGCGGGTCACGGCGTGGCCGATCGTGAGCGGATAGGCGAAGTAGTTGAGCTGGGGGAGCGACGGCGTGCGCATGCGGGTGGGCTTCAAGCCGAACAGCCCGCACTCCGAGGCCGGGATCCGTATCGAGCCCCCGCCGTCGTTGGCGTGCCCCGCAGGCACCATGCCGGCCGCCACCGCGGCGGCCGACCCACCGCTCGACCCGCCCGTGGAGTGCGTGGTCCGCCAGGGGTTGCGGGTCGGGCCGTGCAGCAAGGGCTCGGTGCTGGCGTTCTTGCCGAACTCCGGCGAGTTCGTGTTCCCCAGGATGACGAGGCCGGCGGCCTTGTAGCGGCGGGTGAGCTCGCTGTCCGACGTGGCGACCACGTCGGAGAAGAGGCGACTGCCCCGGGTGGCGGGCAGGCCGGCCACGTCGCACCCGAGGTCCTTCACCACGAACGGCACGCCCTTGAGCGGACCGTCGGGCAACCCCTCGTCGACCTCGGCCAGCGCCGCCTCGAACCGGGTGGCCACGACGGCGTTGAGCGCGGGATTGCGCTCCTCGATCCGGCGGATGGCGGTCTCGGCGAGCTCGCGGGCCGTCACCTCCCCGATCGTGACCATCCACGCCATGTCGATGGCGTCGCGGGTGTCGAAGACATCGTCGAGGTCGGTCATCGCGCCGGCTCGAGGAGGTGGTGGTAGCGGGTCGTGTAGTCGGCGAAACGTTCCGCCAAGGGCTCGGTGGCCAGACCGAACTCCTCGAGCGAGTAGGTGTGGCGTCCGTGCACGCCCTGGGTGTGCGTCGCGGAGTGCGCCCGCATGGCCTCCTCGGCCTCGGGCGAGAGCGTCTCGCCGAGCTGTTCGTAGATCGACCGCACCGTGGCCGACGGCTCCGAGACGAGGTCGTCGTAGGCGACGTCGACGAACGCCGCGCCGCGCCCTGCGGCGGTGACCTCGTCACGGAAGCGCGACTGGCGCTCGAGCAGCGTGGCGATGAGGTCGGGCCAGGTGGCGGCGATGTAGTCGGTGAAGTCGTGGTCGGTGAACGTGCTGGTGAGGGACCGCACGAGGCTGAGCACCGACGCCGTCACCCGGACGGG
Protein-coding sequences here:
- a CDS encoding SCO family protein, producing MTASHRGPVMLVVAVAALLLASCVTPADEVGGSDADNLGFQGRLLTEPVAKPDVVFTDTEGQPFDLRAETDGELTMVLFGYTSCPDICPIHMGAIAPAIEDARLATGNPNVVFVGVDTARDTPERMRDFLNRFDRRFVGLTATPEEIDRAMAQVGLPPVVIDPEGEGGDSYAVGHPSQILVFTADNLAHIAYPFGTREQAWAEDLPRLSTIDWSAP
- a CDS encoding cytochrome c oxidase assembly protein; this translates as MSWWCSADGRAWTWEWRPYLGAWLLVGTLVALYTWAYRKDPGFPLRRKLSAVLGILLVLVATDWPMASLGAGYLLSVQMGRQVIVVLIAIPLLLYGAPPVLGRWLDATDRRRAVIRAVTHPVVAVLTTSGLLLLVNTPMVSDRTITSPLGSFAIDALWILAGVILWLPVQPPSPMRPRLVGPLALIYLFIQSIAPLPTSFFMTWAEYPLFATFELAPRVVDSFSAVDDQELASGIAQVIGGMIIWIQIAARFLHWAVERERAENATIPHFIRQAEEREARRAARGATPTEPAGPVLSETGTRDAP
- a CDS encoding copper chaperone PCu(A)C is translated as MADVAPRSPAAAPPVRAGRRLRPFVAPAVVLALAAVLVVTLWRAGEDGDPGSGAATSSDGELRVTDARMALPFDPGQAAAYLTLANDGTVDDVLLGARSDGSTLVMLHRTEVDATGRAVMGGVDGLPVAAGTDLVLEPGGAHLMLDVPSDLAVGDTYPITLLLESGNDVTVDVAVVDPAEVAG
- a CDS encoding amidase family protein; this encodes MTDLDDVFDTRDAIDMAWMVTIGEVTARELAETAIRRIEERNPALNAVVATRFEAALAEVDEGLPDGPLKGVPFVVKDLGCDVAGLPATRGSRLFSDVVATSDSELTRRYKAAGLVILGNTNSPEFGKNASTEPLLHGPTRNPWRTTHSTGGSSGGSAAAVAAGMVPAGHANDGGGSIRIPASECGLFGLKPTRMRTPSLPQLNYFAYPLTIGHAVTRTVRDSAALLDAVAGGTAGDPGATPPRPRAGTFMAVLSEPLQPLRIAVSTRSVAGTEAHPAAVEAIERMAALCEELGHEVTEGLPTYDPSAVIECVSVVMGAASAAQVEDRLAELGRPLADDDLEPFSRFMHQRSVGFSGVEVIRALQRIEEVSRSVAPFFVGHDLWLTPTLLPPVPELGWLDTTSTEAMFTRAGRFSEMTALANVTGQPAMSVPAGHDGDGLPMGAQFLASHNREGILLQLAAQIESASPWPRTAPWPPPG